The DNA sequence GGCGTAGGCCTCCGCCTGGTGGACCAGGTCGCTCACCTCGCTGAGGAGGATCGCCTCCCCGTCCTCCAGGGCCAGGCGCTCCACCTGGTAGTACCGCCCCCCGGCCCGGTACCGCCTCACCCCGGGCGGAGGGAGGGGAAGCCCCTGGGCGGCGGCGTTGGCCTCCACCTTTTCCCCCCGGAGTAGGAAGACGGGAAAGGGGGCCTGTAGCAGGTCCACGCCTTTACTCTACCCCGAGGAGGCTTCGGGCGTGGCGCAAGGCGGCCTCGGTGTAGCTCCCCGAGAGCATGCGGGCCAGCTCCCGGACCCGCTCCTCCCCCTCCACCCGCTCCACCCGCACCCCAGTGGCGGGGTCCTTGACCACGCGGAAGTGGGCCTGGGCCCGGGCGGCGATCTGGGGCAGGTGGGTGACCACCAGGACCTGGCGGCTTTGGGCGAGCTCGTAAAGCCGCTCCGCCACCCGCCAGGCCGCCTCCCCGCCCACGCCCACGTCAATCTCGTCAAAGACCACGGTGGGGGCCTCCCCCCCTTGGGTGAGGAGGGCCAGGGCCAGCATCACCCGGGAGAGCTCCCCGCCGCTCGCCGCCTCGAGGGGGCCCGGGGGGAGGGCGGGGTTGGCGCTGAAGAGGAACTGGACCCGCTCCAGCCCCTCCGGCCCCGGGGCGGGGAGGGGGAGGAGGGCCACCTGGAAGCGGGCCTCGGGCATGCCCAGGGCGCGGACCTCCTCCGTCGCCTTTTGGGAGAGCCAGCGGGCGGCCTTCTCCCGGGCCTGGCTCAGGGACCGGCCGGCCCGCGCCAGGGCCTCCTCGGCCTCCTTCAGGGCCTCCTCCAGCTCCCCAAGCCGCTCCTCGCTCCCCTCCAGCTCCCGGATCTCCTCCTCCAGGCGCTCCTTGTGGGCCAGGACCTCGAGGAGGGTGGGGCCGTACTTGCGCTTCAGCCTCTCCAGGAGGGCGAGCCGGGCTTCCACCTTCTCCAGCTCCTCCGGGTCCAGCTCGAGGCCCTCCAGGTAGGCCTCCACCTCGTCCAAAAGGGCCCGGGCCCGGGCCTCCGCCTCCTCGGCCTCCTGGGCCAGAGGAGTAAGGCCCGGGTCCAGCCTCGAGGCCCCCTCCAGCTCCCGCCCCGCCAGGCCCAGGGCGGAGAGGGCCTTCTCCAGCTGGGCCCTGGCCTTTTCCCCCTTCTCCTTCAGGCTCGTTGCATGCCTGAGCCGACGGGCCGTCTCCAGGAGGGCCTCGTCCTCGTCTGGGCGGAGCCGGGCCTCCTCCAGCTCCTTGAGCTGGAAGCGTAGGAAGTCCAGCCGCTCCTCCCGGGCCCTCACCCGCTCCAAAAGGGCGGCCTTCTCCTTAAGAAGCGCCTCGCGCCGGGCGTAGGCCTCCCGGTAGGCGGCCAGGAGCTCCCCCTCCAGGAGGGCGTCCAGGAGGCGTTGCTGGCTCCGGGCGGAGAGGAGGGCCAAGGCGGCGTGCTGGGCGTGCAGGGCCACCCAGCGCTCCGCCTCCTCGGCCAGCTCCTTCAGGGTGACCACCTCCCCGTCTATCCTGGGGGTGGAGCGGGCCCCGATGCGGCGGGAGAGGATCCGTTCCACCCCCTCCTTCTGGAAGAAGGCGGTGACGAGGGTGTTCTGGGCGGGGCCCTCGAGCCGTTCCCCCAGGAGGAGGGCCAGGGCGTCCACCAGGAGGCTCTTTCCCGCCCCCGTCTCCCCCGTGAGGACGTTCAGGCCGGGGGAGAGGTCCAAGGCGGCCTCCCGGATGACGGCGAGGTTCTGCACCTCGAGGCGCCGGAGCATCCCTCCTATTCTAGGCGGAAGGTCTCCCCGTTCACTCGGAGCTCGAGGCCCTTTAGCTCGGGGAAGACCCGGGCGGCCCTTTTGAGAAGGCGCTTTTTGCCTTTAGTGCTGTAGTGAAGCTTTACCTTCTTCTCTCCTCCCGGGAGGAGACGGGAGTGGATGCGTTTGTCCTGCCATCCCAGGTCCTCCTGGGAGAAGAGCTTGAACACCTCCTCGGTGCGCTTCGGATCCTGTTCGTAGCACCAGACGGCCACTGCATAGAGGGCATCGGACCAGCTTGTGTAGGGGCCGGGGCCGGGAAGGGGGGTAGAGGGCTGGGCCGGGGACGTGGGTGGGGAAGAGGGGGCGTCCTCCCACCAGTCGGGCGGCTTCCCGGATTTTAGCGCTTCTTCGTAGTCCTCCTGCCACTTCTGGACGAAGTCCTTTATCTGGGGTCCGAGGTCTTTTAGGATGGCTTCGGCCTCTTGTCTAACCCTTGCGGGCAAGGAGTGGGTGATGTGGTAGGCTTCGGTCTGCTTCTCCCAGGGTGCCTCCCGGGCTAACTGACGGAGCCGGGCCTCGGCCAGAATCCGGCGGGCTTCTTCCAGCCGGGGCTTTGCGTTTTCCTTGTCCAGAAGGGCCCTTAGGGCTTCCAGGGCCCCTGGGTCGCTGATCCT is a window from the Thermus filiformis genome containing:
- a CDS encoding type I restriction enzyme HsdR N-terminal domain-containing protein, with amino-acid sequence MHSIASRLKERLERWRSRGLNEEATLLGLVLPVLQMAGYDPFDPEEVFPQPRDSNALKPDLALYSKSPLEGGNPWMVVEVKALGEALEKEKYYNQVTLYMNGVPEARWYALTNGEEWMFFDRDRPRALPLKENVLLRVRISDPGALEALRALLDKENAKPRLEEARRILAEARLRQLAREAPWEKQTEAYHITHSLPARVRQEAEAILKDLGPQIKDFVQKWQEDYEEALKSGKPPDWWEDAPSSPPTSPAQPSTPLPGPGPYTSWSDALYAVAVWCYEQDPKRTEEVFKLFSQEDLGWQDKRIHSRLLPGGEKKVKLHYSTKGKKRLLKRAARVFPELKGLELRVNGETFRLE
- a CDS encoding DNA repair protein RecN, which translates into the protein MLRRLEVQNLAVIREAALDLSPGLNVLTGETGAGKSLLVDALALLLGERLEGPAQNTLVTAFFQKEGVERILSRRIGARSTPRIDGEVVTLKELAEEAERWVALHAQHAALALLSARSQQRLLDALLEGELLAAYREAYARREALLKEKAALLERVRAREERLDFLRFQLKELEEARLRPDEDEALLETARRLRHATSLKEKGEKARAQLEKALSALGLAGRELEGASRLDPGLTPLAQEAEEAEARARALLDEVEAYLEGLELDPEELEKVEARLALLERLKRKYGPTLLEVLAHKERLEEEIRELEGSEERLGELEEALKEAEEALARAGRSLSQAREKAARWLSQKATEEVRALGMPEARFQVALLPLPAPGPEGLERVQFLFSANPALPPGPLEAASGGELSRVMLALALLTQGGEAPTVVFDEIDVGVGGEAAWRVAERLYELAQSRQVLVVTHLPQIAARAQAHFRVVKDPATGVRVERVEGEERVRELARMLSGSYTEAALRHARSLLGVE